The Glycine soja cultivar W05 chromosome 8, ASM419377v2, whole genome shotgun sequence genome has a window encoding:
- the LOC114423654 gene encoding trypsin inhibitor B-like, translated as MKSPTIFILFLLSAFYTSLLPSATAQVVVDMEGNDLQNGGKYYVLPVIESSYGGIRVAATGKERCPLTVVQSPDPYDKGIATIISTPYRVPVIREGFPLNITFGNFAVILPCVPLRSEWTVVNGQPEGPAVKIGSPPNAENGWFEIEKLLTSGYKLVFCTRPERSYCQDIGIHVDDENHARLVLTNDDPLVVEFLKYDPFWPQNNLVLPTSQ; from the coding sequence ATGAAGAGCCCTAccattttcattctctttctacTTTCTGCCTTCTACACCTCACTCCTACCTTCAGCCACCGCTCAAGTCGTGGTTGACATGGAAGGTAATGATCTTCAAAATGGTGGGAAATATTATGTGTTGCCAGTAATAGAGTCATCATATGGTGGAATAAGAGTAGCCGCAACTGGAAAAGAAAGATGCCCTCTCACTGTTGTACAATCTCCCGATCCGTATGATAAGGGGATTGCAACAATTATTTCAACCCCATATCGAGTTCCTGTTATCCGCGAAGGCTTTCCTTTGAACATTACGTTCGGTAATTTTGCAGTTATACTGCCTTGTGTCCCCCTTCGTTCTGAGTGGACCGTCGTTAATGGCCAACCAGAAGGACCCGCAGTTAAAATTGGTTCGCCCCCAAATGCAGAAAATGGTTGGTTTGAAATTGAGAAATTGTTAACTTCGGGCTATAAGCTTGTGTTCTGTACGCGGCCTGAGCGTAGCTATTGTCAGGATATTGGGATTCATGTCGATGATGAAAATCACGCGCGTTTGGTGTTGACAAATGATGATCCACTAGTGGTTGAGTTTCTGAAATATGATCCCTTCTGGCCCCAGAATAATCTAGTGCTTCCTACAAGTCAATGA
- the LOC114423655 gene encoding kunitz-type trypsin inhibitor KTI1-like translates to MKRTPILFPLFFLLCAFTSYLPSATADDDHVYDTDGDKLQYGVNYFVLPVIRGNGGGIQVAKAGNETCPLTVVQSGNELSEGLPIKIASRSAGVAFITQGQLFKSIQFGVFPSTLRPGCPPSPIPSKWDPPSKWTIVEGLPERGLAVKLVGYQNRVSGWFSIVKVADDASSSSVGYKLVFCLWPEEEVAIHLCKNVGIRTDGKGIRRLVLSENTPLVVQFQKFRSALALNNHVLSASV, encoded by the coding sequence ATGAAGAGAACTCCTATCTTGTTccctctcttctttcttctttgtgccTTCACCTCATATCTACCTTCAGCCACCGCTGATGATGATCATGTGTACGACACTGACGGCGATAAGCTTCAATACGGTGTCAATTATTTCGTGTTGCCAGTGATAAGAGGAAATGGCGGTGGAATACAAGTAGCAAAAGCAGGAAACGAAACTTGCCCTCTGACTGTGGTGCAATCTGGCAACGAGCTCTCTGAGGGGTTACCGATAAAGATTGCATCTCGATCAGCAGGAGTCGCTTTCATCACCCAAGGCCAGCTTTTCAAGAGCATTCAGTTCGGTGTGTTTCCATCCACACTCAGACCAGGGTGTCCCCCAAGTCCAATTCCTTCTAAGTGGGACCCACCTTCCAAGTGGACTATCGTTGAGGGTCTACCAGAAAGAGGACTCGCTGTTAAGCTTGTTGGTTACCAAAATAGAGTGTCTGGTTGGTTCAGTATTGTGAAAGTTGCTGATgacgcttcttcttcttctgtggGCTATAAGCTTGTGTTCTGTCTATGGCCAGAAGAAGAGGTGGCGATTCACTTATGTAAGAATGTTGGGATTCGTACCGATGGTAAGGGAATCAGGCGCTTGGTGCTGTCTGAGAACACTCCTTTAGTCGTTCAGTTTCAGAAATTTCGATCTGCACTGGCCCTGAATAATCATGTGCTTTCTGCCAGTGTGTGA